The following DNA comes from Pantoea phytobeneficialis.
CCTGGCACCGGCTCGCAGTGCCGCCGTGGCCTGATTAGAGCCTTTACCGCCCGGCCCCATCATGCTGCTGTGCGCGACCAGCGACTCGCCAGGCTGCGGAAAGCGCGACATTTTGGTGACGATATCGAGGTTGAACGAGCCAAACACACACACTTTGCCTTTCATGTTTACCTCCCAAACTGCCGTGCTGCCGCCAGACAAGCACCACGGCAACCGGTCTGATCGGTGGCATGGCTGATGACCATGCGCAATCCACTGCGGGTTACCGGTGGGCGCAAATGCCGTACGATCTGGCTGCGCAGCGACGCCAGCGGAAAATCATTCATGGCCAGCACGCCGCCACCGAGGATCAGATATTGCGGGTCAATAATGTTCATCTCGCTGGCGATGATTTTTGCCAGGCGGCTGACAAACTGCTGCAAATCAGGATGATCGCCGTACAGCGTGAACAGTTGCGACATATCGGTTTGTGCGCAGTGCTGACGCGCCCACTGGCTCAGCCAGTGTCCTGACGTCAGGGTTTCAGCACAGCCGTGATTCCCGCACGGACAGGGCAGATCGTTATTTGCCAGCGGGATATGGCCAATCTCGCCCGCGCCGCCGTGCTCGCCGTGGTAGAACTGACCGTTCAGCCACAAACTGTTGCCCATGCCGGTGCCCAG
Coding sequences within:
- the alsK gene encoding allose kinase → MSRTWLGIDIGGTSTRLLTLRGGDQWAGFRKLPTASWAQSADALGALAGLINEVLAQQPIDGVMLGLPGILSRDRQHVVSLPFIQALDDTPVAAHLSEMTGISVAMDKDVNHLMLWDLMQLETLPDNAVGLYLGTGMGNSLWLNGQFYHGEHGGAGEIGHIPLANNDLPCPCGNHGCAETLTSGHWLSQWARQHCAQTDMSQLFTLYGDHPDLQQFVSRLAKIIASEMNIIDPQYLILGGGVLAMNDFPLASLRSQIVRHLRPPVTRSGLRMVISHATDQTGCRGACLAAARQFGR